A single genomic interval of Barnesiella intestinihominis YIT 11860 harbors:
- the rpsL gene encoding 30S ribosomal protein S12, with amino-acid sequence MPTIQQLVRKGRVVLEDKSKSPALDSCPQRRGVCVRVYTTTPKKPNSAMRKVARVRLTNGKEVNSYIPGEGHNLQEHSIVLVRGGRVKDLPGVRYHIVRGTLDTAGVGGRTQRRSKYGAKRPKAGAAPAAKGKK; translated from the coding sequence ATGCCTACAATTCAACAATTAGTAAGAAAAGGACGGGTTGTATTGGAAGACAAGAGTAAATCTCCCGCATTGGATTCATGTCCCCAAAGACGTGGTGTGTGTGTGAGAGTTTACACGACGACTCCTAAAAAACCTAACTCTGCCATGCGTAAAGTAGCTCGTGTGCGCTTAACCAACGGGAAAGAGGTGAACTCTTATATACCGGGTGAAGGTCACAATTTGCAAGAGCACTCTATCGTACTTGTTCGTGGCGGTCGTGTGAAAGATCTTCCCGGTGTGCGTTATCACATCGTTCGTGGTACATTGGATACCGCAGGAGTGGGAGGACGTACACAACGCCGATCCAAGTATGGCGCTAAGAGACCGAAAGCAGGCGCTGCACCTGCCGCAAAGGGTAAAAAATAA
- the rfbC gene encoding dTDP-4-dehydrorhamnose 3,5-epimerase, with the protein MKFTEQKLKGVFVIEPQVFGDSRGYFMESYKKELFEKYIGVVDFIQDNESRSSYGVVRGLHFQRGEWSQSKLVRVTQGRVYDVVVDLRRTSPTFGQYVGIELSDENKKQLFVPRGFAHGFAVLSETAQFCYKVDNVYAPHEEVTLFYNDPHVAVQWPIKAEEMLLSEKDKKGLGFEEIEVFE; encoded by the coding sequence ATGAAATTTACAGAGCAGAAGTTAAAGGGGGTTTTTGTTATAGAACCGCAGGTGTTTGGCGATAGCCGGGGATATTTTATGGAAAGTTATAAAAAGGAACTTTTCGAGAAGTATATAGGGGTTGTCGATTTTATTCAAGACAACGAGTCGCGGTCGAGTTATGGCGTGGTGAGGGGACTCCATTTCCAAAGGGGTGAATGGTCACAGTCCAAATTGGTGAGAGTGACACAGGGGCGTGTCTATGACGTGGTTGTTGATTTGCGTCGTACGTCCCCTACGTTCGGGCAGTATGTAGGGATAGAGCTGTCCGATGAAAATAAAAAGCAACTTTTTGTTCCCAGAGGGTTTGCTCACGGTTTTGCTGTATTGAGTGAAACTGCCCAATTCTGTTACAAGGTAGATAATGTATATGCTCCTCATGAGGAAGTGACATTGTTTTATAACGATCCTCATGTGGCCGTGCAATGGCCTATAAAGGCCGAGGAAATGTTGCTCTCGGAAAAAGATAAGAAGGGACTCGGATTTGAGGAAATCGAGGTTTTCGAATAA
- a CDS encoding asparagine synthetase B family protein yields MCGLAGIVGEVDLMEQVLLHMSAAQNHRGKETPNSWVSSFIDARVGLMHNRMKTIDMAVAPKQPFEDNDTGLVVMLDGEIFNYEDVRRQLENYYSFTTRGMCEVITKAYDRWGDGCFDRFEGYFSIVIYNRWSEELLLCRDRFGIKPLYYATQRGNLFFASEIKALFAGGIRPLLSAERWASYLAYSTYGSPYETFWEGVHQLPAGFLLHYNGYSLVEKRWYEFEKRVSLWSEESPERLPEAFLEQMYRSVGYSLMGEMEKGLSLNGSLESALFISLMKEIGLPRSLKSYMHYRGKLHQSGVLWSAEMLAETPLPMEQVKITKSMLLKELDYLARWQEEPIDGLNTITYSAFFRVMHKRGLSVLSGGWGLNHFLGGVSLPGDSSTSLVPSEVLSADFRRLARKPEYRHSFVSENENLRFYDLCYERIPHLLRSVDKMSMYYGVQIRNAFLNHNLIEIAFALADGSSGKHRKAWFSDKIVMPLLPEKIRLAPKNEVEGLYDIPTELKGWADEVVHDLRFGQVSEWFDYPRLERAWENPESGVFSDPVKAWKLLSLCLQLKSLT; encoded by the coding sequence ATGTGCGGATTAGCCGGGATAGTGGGAGAGGTGGATTTGATGGAGCAAGTATTGCTTCATATGTCTGCGGCACAAAATCACAGAGGGAAAGAGACTCCTAATAGTTGGGTCTCTTCTTTTATTGATGCTCGGGTGGGATTGATGCATAATCGCATGAAAACCATCGATATGGCCGTGGCTCCTAAACAACCGTTCGAAGATAACGATACCGGATTGGTCGTTATGTTAGATGGTGAAATATTTAATTATGAAGACGTCCGGCGCCAGCTCGAAAATTATTATTCTTTTACGACTCGTGGAATGTGCGAGGTGATTACAAAAGCGTATGACCGTTGGGGAGATGGTTGTTTCGACCGGTTCGAGGGATACTTTTCTATCGTTATATACAATCGCTGGTCGGAGGAATTGTTGCTTTGCCGAGATCGGTTTGGCATAAAACCCTTGTATTATGCCACCCAAAGAGGTAACTTATTTTTCGCATCCGAAATCAAAGCTTTGTTTGCCGGTGGAATTCGTCCTTTGTTGTCGGCGGAACGATGGGCGAGTTACTTGGCCTATTCTACTTATGGCAGTCCTTATGAAACTTTTTGGGAAGGTGTGCATCAGCTCCCTGCCGGATTTTTGTTGCATTATAATGGTTATTCGCTGGTAGAGAAACGTTGGTATGAGTTTGAAAAAAGAGTCTCATTGTGGAGCGAGGAGTCGCCCGAGCGATTGCCGGAGGCTTTTCTGGAACAGATGTACAGGAGTGTCGGATACAGCTTGATGGGAGAAATGGAGAAAGGTTTGTCGTTAAATGGTAGTTTGGAGTCGGCGTTATTTATTTCTCTGATGAAGGAAATAGGACTTCCGAGGTCGTTGAAGAGCTATATGCATTATCGGGGGAAACTTCATCAAAGCGGAGTTTTGTGGAGTGCCGAGATGCTTGCGGAGACACCTTTGCCAATGGAACAGGTGAAAATTACCAAATCGATGTTGTTGAAGGAGCTCGATTATCTGGCGAGATGGCAAGAGGAACCTATCGACGGTTTGAACACAATTACCTACTCTGCTTTTTTCAGGGTTATGCACAAGCGCGGACTTTCGGTGCTTAGTGGCGGATGGGGACTTAATCATTTTTTAGGCGGGGTTTCGTTGCCGGGTGACAGTTCTACATCATTGGTCCCTTCGGAGGTCCTGTCGGCTGATTTCAGGCGATTGGCACGGAAACCCGAATATCGACATTCGTTTGTTTCGGAAAATGAAAATTTACGGTTTTATGATTTGTGCTATGAACGTATACCACATTTGTTGAGAAGTGTCGATAAAATGAGTATGTATTACGGGGTTCAAATCAGGAATGCTTTTTTAAATCACAACTTGATCGAAATCGCTTTTGCATTGGCCGATGGAAGTTCGGGTAAGCATCGAAAGGCTTGGTTTTCGGATAAAATCGTGATGCCTTTACTTCCTGAAAAAATAAGGCTTGCTCCCAAAAATGAGGTAGAGGGACTTTATGATATTCCCACGGAATTAAAAGGTTGGGCCGATGAAGTGGTGCATGATTTGCGATTCGGGCAAGTTTCGGAATGGTTTGATTATCCCCGGTTGGAAAGAGCGTGGGAGAATCCTGAAAGCGGAGTTTTCTCCGATCCGGTAAAGGCTTGGAAGTTGTTGTCTCTGTGTTTACAGTTGAAAAGTTTGACTTGA
- a CDS encoding putative sugar nucleotidyl transferase, which produces MKNIILFDVNQQHFDLLPLAFTRPVSDIRIGILTIREKWEHRLPGMYSYLTPEYMAAKYPAALSDDNIFIASHILPDDSLVKQISDLDPGEAIVCNQELLAFRGNEADFRNERYNRTIEYDHTLKCIRHLYDIFLMNGECLEADFRLITNGRTSEKLSDSNRIIGEPCFPDGTPKIFLEPGAHAECAIFNVTNGPIYLGKDCEIMEGSCIRAPFAACEHAVVNMGTKIYGATTLGPYCKVGGELNNVVMFGFSNKAHDGFLGNAVIGEWCNLGAGAVSSNLKNDYSEIKLWNYPTRRFLRTNLQFCGLIMGDHSKAGINTMFNTATVVGVGVNIHGAGFPRNFVASFSEGGTAGFTDVQLTKFYAIAEKMMARRGRTLTDADKTIFEAIYNQAEQLK; this is translated from the coding sequence ATGAAAAATATCATTCTTTTCGACGTTAATCAACAGCATTTCGATCTTTTACCGCTGGCATTCACCCGTCCGGTTTCGGACATTAGAATAGGAATTCTTACCATACGAGAAAAATGGGAACACCGGTTACCCGGCATGTACTCCTATCTCACACCCGAATATATGGCAGCCAAATATCCGGCGGCTCTCTCGGACGATAACATTTTTATCGCAAGCCACATTCTTCCCGACGATTCATTGGTAAAACAAATATCCGATTTGGATCCCGGAGAAGCCATCGTCTGCAATCAAGAACTGCTTGCATTTCGAGGAAATGAAGCCGATTTCCGAAACGAACGATACAATCGCACGATAGAGTACGACCACACGCTGAAATGTATCCGACATCTTTATGATATATTTCTGATGAACGGAGAATGTCTGGAAGCCGATTTCCGACTCATTACAAACGGACGAACGAGCGAGAAACTCAGCGATTCGAACCGTATCATCGGCGAGCCCTGCTTCCCAGACGGAACTCCCAAGATATTTTTAGAACCGGGAGCACATGCCGAATGTGCAATTTTCAACGTCACAAATGGTCCCATATATTTAGGAAAAGACTGCGAAATCATGGAAGGAAGTTGCATTCGTGCGCCATTCGCTGCCTGCGAACACGCCGTTGTCAACATGGGTACTAAAATTTATGGAGCGACCACGTTGGGGCCATATTGTAAGGTAGGCGGAGAATTGAATAATGTAGTCATGTTCGGATTCTCCAATAAAGCCCACGATGGATTTTTAGGAAATGCCGTTATTGGCGAATGGTGTAACTTGGGCGCCGGAGCTGTATCCTCCAATCTCAAAAACGATTACAGCGAAATTAAATTGTGGAATTATCCTACCCGCCGCTTCCTCCGCACGAACCTGCAATTTTGCGGACTTATCATGGGTGATCACTCCAAAGCCGGAATCAACACCATGTTCAACACAGCGACGGTCGTAGGTGTAGGCGTGAATATACACGGAGCCGGATTTCCACGTAACTTTGTCGCCTCGTTCAGCGAAGGGGGGACCGCCGGATTCACCGACGTACAACTCACCAAATTTTATGCTATCGCCGAGAAAATGATGGCTCGCCGCGGACGCACTTTAACCGATGCCGACAAAACCATTTTCGAAGCTATTTACAATCAAGCGGAACAATTGAAATAA
- a CDS encoding acyltransferase family protein: MFTRDENLDIAKGLGILLVVWGHCSQFLFGEIYAFHMPLFFFLSGCVLSVDKPYKEIIKKKVKQLLLPYVFFILLSCCFYWMLLLLSHRFTINHLWSLVDLFPYDNEIINTPLWFLVSLFWMSIIYSGIRKCVSREWIVGTVVVVFYFIVELAEKYEVSLPFFLGRGIGEMIYMHLGFFFYKRGYVFQLYRLKKSCQVYLFLLSAIAFVCLFYCAEKIYVDKEMLFRIIHLFTAISGIFFILMGAILCAVLSGVFVKVLCYLGRNTLYIFAVHLPLLEFARPIGKYVIGSNGLGYDSIVFLTDLVLAIIVSWGLKIGKDSFSKKLPHYSPTGIIE, from the coding sequence ATATTTACTCGTGATGAGAATTTAGATATAGCGAAGGGACTGGGTATTTTATTGGTCGTATGGGGACATTGTAGTCAATTTTTATTTGGTGAGATTTATGCGTTTCACATGCCTCTATTTTTCTTTTTATCAGGATGTGTTTTAAGTGTAGATAAACCTTATAAAGAGATTATTAAGAAGAAAGTAAAACAATTGCTTTTACCTTATGTGTTTTTTATTTTACTGAGTTGTTGCTTTTATTGGATGCTATTATTGCTGTCGCATCGGTTTACAATAAATCACTTATGGAGTTTGGTAGATTTGTTCCCCTATGATAATGAAATAATTAATACTCCGCTTTGGTTTTTGGTTTCCCTTTTTTGGATGTCGATTATTTATTCGGGAATAAGAAAATGTGTTTCACGTGAATGGATTGTCGGGACGGTTGTTGTGGTATTTTATTTTATCGTGGAGTTAGCGGAGAAATACGAGGTGTCATTACCTTTCTTTTTAGGCCGGGGAATAGGTGAAATGATATATATGCATTTGGGATTTTTCTTTTATAAAAGAGGATATGTGTTTCAATTGTATCGGTTAAAAAAGTCGTGTCAGGTATATTTGTTCCTTTTGAGTGCTATTGCTTTTGTTTGCTTGTTTTATTGTGCGGAAAAGATATATGTCGATAAGGAAATGCTATTTAGGATTATTCATTTGTTTACGGCTATTTCGGGTATCTTTTTTATCTTGATGGGAGCTATACTTTGTGCTGTGTTGTCGGGTGTTTTTGTTAAGGTATTATGTTATTTAGGTCGTAATACACTGTATATATTTGCAGTGCATCTTCCTTTATTGGAATTTGCTAGACCTATTGGGAAATATGTAATTGGCAGTAATGGATTGGGGTATGACAGTATTGTTTTTTTAACAGACTTGGTGTTGGCAATAATCGTTTCGTGGGGATTAAAGATAGGAAAAGATTCTTTTTCAAAAAAATTACCCCATTATTCTCCAACGGGAATAATAGAGTAG
- the argB gene encoding acetylglutamate kinase, which translates to MDKLTLIKVGGKIVEEQETLSRLLVAFAAIPGRKVLVHGGGRSATAMASRLGIESRMVGGRRITDKSMLEVVTMVYGGLVNKNIVAGLQAVGVNALGMTGADMNILLSDKRPAGEVDYGYVGDVRHADGKALTGLIEMGVVPVIAPLTHDGKGSMLNTNADTMAGETAKALAPYYDVSLVYCFEKKGVLRDEKDDESVIPEIDFSLFQEYREKGIIQGGMIPKLENAFEAIRHGVCEVIITRADCIGQKDRGTRIVG; encoded by the coding sequence ATGGACAAACTGACACTGATAAAAGTAGGGGGTAAAATAGTGGAGGAGCAGGAGACGTTGAGTCGCCTGCTTGTCGCTTTTGCTGCCATTCCCGGGAGAAAGGTCTTGGTACATGGCGGCGGTCGGTCGGCCACCGCCATGGCCTCCCGCTTGGGGATAGAGAGCCGAATGGTAGGCGGTCGTCGCATTACGGATAAATCTATGCTCGAAGTGGTGACAATGGTTTATGGCGGTTTGGTAAACAAAAACATTGTAGCCGGATTACAGGCAGTGGGTGTGAATGCTTTGGGTATGACGGGAGCCGACATGAATATTTTGTTGTCGGACAAACGTCCGGCAGGAGAGGTCGATTACGGTTATGTAGGCGATGTGCGTCATGCCGACGGCAAAGCGCTTACAGGTCTAATCGAGATGGGAGTCGTTCCCGTAATCGCTCCGCTTACCCATGACGGTAAAGGCTCTATGCTCAACACCAATGCCGATACTATGGCAGGGGAAACGGCTAAGGCTTTGGCTCCTTATTACGATGTCTCACTGGTCTATTGTTTCGAGAAAAAAGGAGTGTTGCGAGATGAGAAGGACGACGAGAGTGTTATCCCGGAAATCGATTTTTCTTTATTTCAAGAATATCGAGAGAAAGGAATTATACAAGGCGGCATGATTCCTAAACTCGAAAATGCATTCGAGGCTATTCGGCACGGGGTATGCGAGGTAATCATTACTCGTGCCGATTGTATAGGGCAAAAGGATAGGGGGACAAGGATTGTAGGATAA
- the prfB gene encoding peptide chain release factor 2 (programmed frameshift) has protein sequence MITQEQLKETEERKLALRRYLDIDSKKIEVEEEELRTHVPDFWEDQKKAEAQMKKVKALHFWIDSYTEIEKSVEELRLAFDFVKEGIVSEEEVDEIYKRTTELIENLELRNMLRREEDKLGVVLKINSGAGGTESQDWASMLMRMYLRWCEQHNYKASIANILEGDEAGIKSVTIQIEGDYVYGYLKSENGVHRLVRVSPYNAQGKRMTSFASVFVTPLVDDTIEININPANISWDTFRSSGAGGQNVNKVESGVRLRYQFKDPYTGEEEEILVENTETRDQPKNRENAMRQLRSILYEKELQHRMAEQAKIEAGKKKIEWGSQIRSYVFDDRRVKDHRTNYQTSDVQGVMDGKIDDFIKAYLMEFAGEENNG, from the exons ATGATTACACAAGAACAATTAAAAGAGACGGAAGAACGCAAGTTGGCGTTGAGGAGGTATCTT GACATCGATTCGAAGAAAATCGAGGTAGAAGAGGAAGAGTTGCGTACCCATGTGCCCGATTTTTGGGAAGACCAAAAAAAGGCGGAAGCACAGATGAAGAAAGTAAAAGCCTTACATTTCTGGATAGATAGTTATACCGAAATAGAAAAGTCGGTGGAAGAATTGAGGCTGGCTTTCGATTTCGTGAAAGAAGGTATCGTGTCGGAAGAAGAGGTGGACGAGATTTACAAACGCACTACGGAGCTTATCGAGAATCTCGAACTTCGCAATATGTTGCGTCGGGAAGAGGATAAATTGGGTGTCGTTCTGAAAATCAATTCGGGAGCCGGAGGAACCGAGTCGCAAGACTGGGCATCGATGTTGATGCGTATGTACTTGCGATGGTGCGAACAGCATAACTATAAAGCCTCTATTGCCAATATATTGGAGGGCGACGAGGCCGGTATCAAATCGGTGACGATACAAATCGAAGGTGATTATGTATACGGTTATTTGAAAAGCGAGAATGGTGTGCACCGGTTGGTGCGGGTATCTCCGTATAATGCGCAAGGAAAGCGCATGACTTCTTTTGCATCGGTATTCGTCACACCGTTGGTCGACGATACGATAGAAATCAATATCAATCCGGCGAACATTTCGTGGGATACATTCCGATCGAGCGGAGCCGGGGGACAGAACGTGAATAAGGTGGAGTCGGGCGTGCGGTTGCGCTATCAGTTCAAAGACCCTTATACCGGAGAGGAAGAAGAAATCTTGGTCGAGAATACCGAGACACGGGATCAGCCTAAAAACCGGGAGAATGCCATGCGCCAGTTGCGCTCTATTTTGTATGAGAAAGAGTTGCAACATCGTATGGCCGAACAAGCTAAAATCGAAGCCGGCAAGAAAAAAATCGAGTGGGGGTCGCAAATACGCAGTTATGTATTCGACGACCGTCGGGTGAAAGACCACCGTACCAATTATCAAACTTCGGACGTGCAGGGCGTCATGGACGGTAAGATAGACGATTTTATCAAAGCCTATTTGATGGAGTTTGCCGGGGAAGAAAATAACGGTTAG
- a CDS encoding AMP-dependent synthetase/ligase, whose protein sequence is MVNQLTSLVRRQAAKYGNREVFSHKDYSTNRWVSTSWNRFAEQVSDMAKAMVILGIREEENISTYTQNKPEGLIVDFAAFDNRAVTVPLYPTSSLDQIKYIIDEAEIRFLFVGGQVQYDNAIIALRECPTLEKLILFDPDIKRAESDSSSVYFEDLIAMGKSADEKVCEEVERRRNAGSPDDLATLIYTSGTTGEPKGVMLAHSNYDEAMRIHLQRLVTCSDKDVSLCFLPLTHVFERAWSYYCLTVGMRIAINVDPKDIQNTIREIRPTIMCSVPRFWEKVYSAIQDNLSKMKGIARRLAERAFVIGRRRNVEYLRAGKRVPLWLECQYRFYDKFVFSKIRRAVGVENGNIFPTAGAPLSDTINEFLHICGINIVYGYGLSETTATVSCFDLVGYEFGTVGSLMPDIQVKLGENNEILVKGKTVMKGYYRKPEETARVFTEDGWFRTGDAGKVNEQGALVLTERLKDLFKTSNGKYIAPQALETRLGEDKYIDQVAVIGDQRKYVTAIIIPAYEALKEYAAQKQIQYRNLEELVKNQKIQALISERIEALQKNFARFEQIKRFTLLPQAFSMEKGELTNTLKIRRSVINLLYKDEIEAMYA, encoded by the coding sequence ATGGTAAATCAATTGACCTCGTTGGTCCGCAGGCAGGCTGCAAAATATGGCAACCGTGAGGTGTTCAGCCACAAGGACTATTCAACCAATCGATGGGTTTCTACTTCTTGGAACCGTTTCGCAGAGCAAGTATCGGATATGGCGAAAGCTATGGTAATATTGGGTATTCGCGAAGAAGAAAATATTTCTACATATACACAGAATAAACCGGAAGGTCTTATCGTGGATTTCGCTGCATTCGATAACCGTGCGGTGACAGTGCCTCTTTACCCGACCAGTTCTTTGGATCAGATAAAGTATATTATCGATGAGGCAGAGATACGATTCCTATTCGTTGGCGGTCAAGTGCAGTACGACAATGCGATTATCGCCTTGCGGGAGTGCCCGACGTTGGAAAAGCTGATACTTTTCGATCCCGATATAAAACGAGCAGAGAGCGATAGCTCGTCTGTCTATTTCGAAGACCTGATAGCAATGGGAAAATCGGCCGACGAGAAAGTCTGCGAAGAAGTGGAGCGGCGTAGAAATGCCGGTTCGCCCGACGATTTGGCTACGTTGATTTATACCTCTGGAACGACCGGAGAGCCCAAAGGAGTTATGTTGGCGCATTCCAATTACGACGAGGCTATGCGTATACATCTTCAACGTTTAGTAACATGTTCGGATAAAGACGTTTCGCTTTGTTTCCTTCCGTTGACTCATGTGTTCGAGCGGGCGTGGTCTTATTATTGTTTGACCGTGGGCATGCGTATCGCTATCAATGTCGATCCGAAAGATATACAGAACACGATTCGAGAGATACGGCCGACTATTATGTGCAGTGTTCCCCGTTTTTGGGAGAAGGTTTACTCGGCCATACAGGATAACCTGTCGAAGATGAAAGGTATCGCTCGTCGCTTGGCAGAGAGGGCGTTCGTAATAGGTCGTCGGCGCAATGTGGAATATTTGCGAGCCGGGAAACGTGTACCGCTGTGGCTCGAATGCCAATACAGATTCTACGACAAGTTCGTTTTCTCGAAAATTCGTCGGGCTGTCGGGGTAGAAAACGGGAATATCTTTCCTACGGCGGGAGCTCCGTTATCCGACACGATTAACGAGTTTCTGCATATTTGCGGTATCAATATCGTTTATGGTTATGGCCTTTCCGAGACGACAGCGACGGTGAGTTGCTTCGATTTGGTGGGATATGAATTCGGAACGGTAGGTTCTTTAATGCCCGATATTCAGGTGAAGTTGGGTGAGAATAACGAGATATTGGTAAAAGGAAAGACCGTAATGAAGGGTTATTACCGTAAACCCGAAGAGACGGCCAGAGTCTTTACCGAGGACGGTTGGTTCCGTACGGGCGATGCCGGCAAGGTAAACGAACAAGGGGCATTGGTGTTGACCGAGCGTTTGAAAGATTTGTTCAAAACGTCCAATGGGAAATATATCGCTCCGCAGGCGTTGGAAACTCGTCTGGGCGAAGATAAGTATATCGACCAAGTGGCGGTGATAGGAGACCAACGGAAATATGTGACGGCTATTATCATTCCGGCTTATGAGGCTTTGAAAGAGTATGCTGCTCAAAAACAGATACAATATCGAAATTTGGAAGAGCTGGTAAAAAATCAGAAGATACAGGCTCTTATTTCGGAACGGATAGAAGCGTTGCAAAAGAATTTCGCCCGGTTCGAACAAATCAAGCGGTTCACGCTATTGCCGCAGGCTTTCAGCATGGAAAAGGGCGAGTTGACCAATACGTTGAAAATTCGTCGGTCGGTTATCAATTTATTGTATAAAGACGAGATAGAGGCCATGTATGCTTAA